TCGATTGGGCGCATGTCCGTACCTGATCTAACTCAATGATTGACTGGAAAGGGCAATGTTGCCATTGACCATTAGTAACGTTTAATATCACCGACGCAAGTTATTTTAAGATTTGCAAACGTTTCGGTCATCTGTTAAGTAGTCTTGTCATGATTCGTCTGCTTATCGCTAGAGCACAAAATAAGGCCCCTTGGCGATTGGAACGATCTCTGAGGTACTCGTGAAAACAAGTGCTTTGACTTGATGACAAACGCTTCTAGCCCGTTGCTCACTGTTCCGATGGCGATTGGGACGCAGACCGGTCCTCTTATGGTAATGATGCATCGTCTTATTGCATCACTGGTCCGTTGCTACGCCGGTGAGTAACGCAAACTTGAGATTCCAACCCGCGTAAACGTTGACGAAACAGCGTAATTGATTCCAAATGATGATAACCGGTTATCGAGCAATGTGGATTGGAGATTATCACCTGGCTCTCCCCACCTCTCACCCCACGTCAAAGAGTGAAAGAATTAATGTGTTCGGAAACTCGTAGGTGACCCATCGATACCCGGACCGTGCCTGGCGGGTCCTCCTAATTTTTAGTGAAGTAAACCTATCGGCTGCGACGAGCACTGCGAAGACAAGAATGACGCACAGGATCAAAGCAGCCAGCACCGCTAACATTCTAAAAATGAGCTGCCTCCACTGCGGCATCTCCTTAAGCGTCCCCGACTGGTGCATCTTCATCCAAAGGATGATTACAAGAGCCAATATCACCATGCTTATAACAAGATCTCGCATGATACTCATTACCCGTTTACCACCAAATTGCCATGTCAGATCGGATTCATTTTCTTTGATCCGCCTGCCCGATACCACCCTCGAGAGCGACTGTAGATAGGTCAACGATTAGCGGACCAGATGTCCGTTTCAAGGCCTCTGAGACGCCGTCTAACGCACGCAAAATCCGACGCACCTCCTGCACGATGTGACGCAAAATGCGACGCAGCAGGTTGCGGCAACAGACGGCACTGAGCAGAAGCCAGTGTTGAAAAACAGCGGTTTTGCCGGGGAATTGCCGCTTGATGCTGCTGCACGCCATTCGGTGCTGAGAGAAGAAGTGCCCCCTCAAGGACTCGAACCTTGAACCTGCTGACTCGCACTATTGAGATCCTCCACCCCAAGACTCTCGTAGCTCGCTCCCCTCTCGGGAAACCCCGGCACATCCATCAAGTCCAACAAACCATCGCTATCGGTGTCGCCTGCCTTTGCGACAGAAACAACGAATAACAAAATCATGAAACAAGCCAAGATGTGGAGTCGGTTTATTTGATCAGCCCGAAAGTGGGTGATGAGCCTCTGAATTATTGTCGTGAGAGAGATCAAGCATTGCAAACCGGCGGCGCCATGCCACTTTGACCAGCCGTCGTGCCATGTGTTCAATTCCTCCTAGGAACACGCAAGACAAACTGACGCCCGCAGAACAACGGGCATTTGACCTTGAATTAGTGGTTCTGCCTTGTAGGCTGATTGGAAGTCAAAATTCTTATCAGTTAGACAGCAGCACGCTATTGGCAAGCGGGGTTACCGGTTGTCCAGCGGTTGCTGTCGAAACCCTCTTCTTTCCGGGAAAACGGACCACTAGGGCCTGTGATTGCATATCATTTAGCAGCGGCCCAGGGTTTGGGACCACGTTTCCGCGGGTGCCGAGATACCCAATGGGGAAGCCTGCATGTGGGGAGATTATCCGTTGCGCGAATGGGGTATGTGTTTACAACGCGTGATCTAGGAAGAGACTTAGAACACCTTTTTCGGGCTTCCGCAGACTCGCGGAGAAGCTTGACCAGAATGAGGGGAAGAACCAGATGCTGATTCGTCCACTGGCAACTGCCATGCTGCTCGGAGTGTTCGTGGTTGGGACCGTTCAGGCGGAGGTTGAGCGGTTTGAGCTCAAGTCGCGAGAGCCCTTCGCGGGTGGAAAAAGTTTTGGCCAGGTAGGCGTTTACCAGCGAATTCAAGGTACCGTTCATTTCACGTTGAATCCTCAGGCGCCTCAGAATCAGAACGTTGTCGATCTGCAGTTTGCGCCACGGGAAGCGGATGGCCTGGTCCGCTACTCGGCCGATGTCTGCCTGTTGGCTCCCCAGGATCTGAGCAAGGCGCGGGGGGCACTTCTTTATGACGTTAACAATCGGGGGAACAAGCTGGCCCTTAATTTCTTCAATTTTGGCTCCCCTGATAATCGCAATGACCCACGGACCGAGGCTCAAGCTGGCGACGGATTCCTGATGAAGCAGGGGATCGTGGTTTTGTGGAGTGGCTGGATTGGCGAACTATTGCCCGGCAATGAACGTTTACGATTGCATCCTCCCACCACAGTCGGATCCGACAAGCCATTAACGGGGCCCGTTCGTTACGAGTTGTTTACGGCCGGTCCAGCCACGGCGCTGGCAGTGAACGGCGGCGGCCATGGTGCTTATGATGCCGTCGATCCCCAGTTGAAGAAGGCCACCTTGACGCGCCGTCAGCGGCCGGAAGATCCACGGGTCCCGGTGGCTCGCGAGAAGTGGACGGGCGCCTGGGAGAAGAAGAGTGATGAATCAAGTTTGTCAAAGCTGACCGTCCGCATGGAACCGGGGTTTGCACCGGGATTCTTGTATGAGCTGATCTACCAGGCAAAAAATCCGCTGGTGATGGGGACAGGCCTGACCAGCGTTCGAGACCTTGTCTCGGCCCTGCGTTATGGTGACGGTAAGGATAATCCCCTGTTGCTCAATGGTAAGCCAGTGATTCGCCGGACGCATGGGTTTGGTGTTTCGCAGAGCGGCCGGTTCTTGCGAGAACTGGTTTACTGGGGACTGAATGAAGATGAACGGGGACGGCGATCTTTTGATGCCGTGATTCCTCACGTGTCAGGAGGTGGCCTGGGGTCCTTTAATTATCGATTTTGCCAGCCCACGGCTTACAATACGCAATTTCGACAGCATGAGTATCCCTCGGATCGCTTTCCCTTTGCTTATGAGATCCAGGAAGATTCTGTTTCCAAACAGCGGGATGGGATTTTGCAGCGCTGTAGAGAGTCGACCGCACCGTACATTTTTCATACCCAGTCCAGTTCCGAGTACTGGCATCGCAGTGGCAGCCTGGCTCACACTGATACCCTGGGGAAAAAAGACTCGCAGGTTCCAGATACTGTGCGGATCTATATTTTCGGGGGTACGCAACATGGTCCAGCCAGTTTTCCGCCTGGGAAATCAGGAACGTCCAATGCTCAGAACCCGGGGGAGTACCAGTTCTTTCTGAAGGCCTTGCTCCTGAGGCTTGATCAGTGGGTGGCCGATGGGACCAAGCCGCCGGCGAGTGTCTATCCAACTATTACCTCTGGAAACCTGATCTCACCGGTGGCGGCTGCCACTGGATTTCCCCGCATTCCGCAAGTGGCATTTCCGGCAGTTTGGCAGCAACCATCGCTCTGGAAACTTGGTCCCCGTTGGGAGAAGCAGCGTCTCGTGGATCAGGAACCGCCTGGACGCCTGGCTGATTACGTGGTGCTGGTTCCCCGCTTCAATGCAGATGGTAATGAAATGGGCTGTTTGAATCCAGTAGAAGTTGCCGTGCCGGTCGCCAGTTACACCGGTTGGAACCTCATCCGTGATGGCACCGGTGCGGATGGAAACCTTGCCAGCTTGTGCGGCAGTTACATTCCTTTTCCGAGAACCAGGGCAGAACGGTTGGCCACGAAAGATCCGCGGCGTTCGGTTCAGGAGCGTTATGAATCGGTCGATGTTTACATTGCCCAGATGAAGACCTATTGTGACGGACTGCTGAAAGGCGGCTATTTACGGGCCGCCGACGTCCCCCGTATTCTGGAGACGCATCGCAAGCGAGTTGAGCCTTTGTTTAACAACGTTCCTCTCCAGCCGTGATCCTGTTGCTGGCGGAGACCTCGATTTCCGACCTGGTTTCGTGACGGGATACGACAGATTCGATAAGTTTGCGAATTTTTTCGACCGTCATCGCATCGGTCTGGCACTGGCGATCATCGCGATGTCGGTGACCTGTGTGGTTGGGGTGGCGCTACTCGGATTTGAAGATCAGCCCCGTGGTATTTTTCGTACGGACGACAATTCCTTTCGACAATTGGAAGAGGTGTTTGAACAGTTTGGCGCCGACGAGGTAAACTGGATGGTGCTGGTAGAAAGTGAAGATCTTTCCGCCACGTCGTATCAGTTACAAATACCGTCATGGATTTTGTAGATCGTGGCCTCACCCGCGCTGTGATGATCCGCCAGCAGGTTCTGATTGTTGTTGTCGGACCGAATGTACGCCGCTCGCGAAGTGATCGCTGCGAAGTGCTTTAGCTTCAACGTCTCATCCTTGGCCCGGGCCGCCTCGCTCAGCGGGTAGACCTGGCCGATCGGTAACTGCAGTTGACCCTCCCGCACCCACTTGCCCAACCAATCCATCGCCTGCCTCATCACGGTCTCGTCTTCGATGACCGTCCCGACTGCCAAGCCGTAAACCGTCCGATTTTCAAACAGCAGATCATCGCCTAGGGGTCGGTCAGTGGTGATTGCGTGTGTGCCGTGCTGGGGATAACTCGAAACAGCACATTTACGGCTGCAGCTCTCTCCCACCGGCCACCAC
The window above is part of the Pirellulaceae bacterium genome. Proteins encoded here:
- a CDS encoding alpha/beta hydrolase domain-containing protein, producing MLIRPLATAMLLGVFVVGTVQAEVERFELKSREPFAGGKSFGQVGVYQRIQGTVHFTLNPQAPQNQNVVDLQFAPREADGLVRYSADVCLLAPQDLSKARGALLYDVNNRGNKLALNFFNFGSPDNRNDPRTEAQAGDGFLMKQGIVVLWSGWIGELLPGNERLRLHPPTTVGSDKPLTGPVRYELFTAGPATALAVNGGGHGAYDAVDPQLKKATLTRRQRPEDPRVPVAREKWTGAWEKKSDESSLSKLTVRMEPGFAPGFLYELIYQAKNPLVMGTGLTSVRDLVSALRYGDGKDNPLLLNGKPVIRRTHGFGVSQSGRFLRELVYWGLNEDERGRRSFDAVIPHVSGGGLGSFNYRFCQPTAYNTQFRQHEYPSDRFPFAYEIQEDSVSKQRDGILQRCRESTAPYIFHTQSSSEYWHRSGSLAHTDTLGKKDSQVPDTVRIYIFGGTQHGPASFPPGKSGTSNAQNPGEYQFFLKALLLRLDQWVADGTKPPASVYPTITSGNLISPVAAATGFPRIPQVAFPAVWQQPSLWKLGPRWEKQRLVDQEPPGRLADYVVLVPRFNADGNEMGCLNPVEVAVPVASYTGWNLIRDGTGADGNLASLCGSYIPFPRTRAERLATKDPRRSVQERYESVDVYIAQMKTYCDGLLKGGYLRAADVPRILETHRKRVEPLFNNVPLQP